A window from Canis lupus familiaris isolate Mischka breed German Shepherd chromosome 18, alternate assembly UU_Cfam_GSD_1.0, whole genome shotgun sequence encodes these proteins:
- the LOC541568 gene encoding olfactory receptor 4P4, whose translation MENRNNVTVFILLGLSQNKNIEIFCFVLFLFCYLAIWVGNLLIMISIMCSQLIEQPMYFFLNYLSLSDLCYTSTVTPKLLTDLLAERKIISYSNCMTQLFILHFLGGVEIFVLTGMAYDRYVAICKPLHYTIIMSRQRCNAIITACCTGAFIHSASQFLLTIFLPFCGPNELDHYFCDVYPLLKLACTDTRRIGLLVIVNSGLIALLTFVILMVSYFLILYTIMAYPAESRTKALSTCSSHITVVVLFFVPVLFIYIRPATTFPEDKVFALFYTIIAPMFNPLIYTLRNMEMKNALRKVWCHRLFLEGRELILKAFQNFTLGFHPEP comes from the coding sequence ATGGAAAACAGGAATAACGTCACTGTGTTTATTCTCTTGGGACTGTCTCAAAACAAGAACATTGAAATCTTctgctttgtattatttttattttgctaccTTGCTATTTGGGTGGGAAATTTGCTCATAATGATTTCTATCATGTGCAGTCAGCTAATTGAGCAacccatgtatttcttccttaattacCTCTCACTCTCTGACCTTTGCTACACATCAACAGTGACACCTAAACTACTAACTGATTTACTGGCAGAAAGGAAGATCATTTCCTACAGTAACTGCATGACACAGCTTTTTATTCTGCACTTTCTTGGAGGTGTTGAGATCTTCGTCCTCACAGggatggcctatgaccgctacgtggccatctgcaagcccctACACTACACCATCATCATGAGCAGACAGAGATGCAATGCAATCATCACAGCCTGTTGTACGGGGGCGTTTATACACTCCGCCAGTCAGTTCCTTCTCACCATCTTCCTCCCGTTCTGTGGCCCCAATGAGCTAGATCACTACTTCTGTGATGTGTATCCTTTACTGAAGCTGGCCTGCACTGACACACGTAGAATTGGTCTCTTGGTAATTGTTAATTCAGGTCTGATCGCTCTGCTGACTTTTGTGATTTTGATGGTGTCCTATTTTCTGATATTATACACCATCATGGCCTACCCTGCAGAGAGCCGCACCAAAGCTCTTTCCACTTGCAGTTCCCATATCACAGTTGTGGTTCTGTTCTTTGTGCCAGTTCTCTTCATTTACATTCGCCCAGCAACAACTTTTCCAGAAGACAAAGTGTTTGCTCTTTTCTACACCATCATTGCTCCTATGTTCAATCCTCTGATCTACACCCTGAGAAACATGGAGATGAAGAATGCCTTGAGGAAAGTGTGGTGTCATCGTTTATTTTTGGAAGGGAGGGAACTCATATTAAAAGCATTCCAGAATTTCACTTTAGGATTCCACCCTGAGCcctaa
- the OR4P11 gene encoding olfactory receptor family 4 subfamily P member 11, with protein sequence MENINNVTEFVLLGLSQNKKVKNLCFLLFLFCYIAIWMGNLLIMISITCSQLIDQPMYFFLNNLALSDLCYTSTVTPKLVTDLLVESNMISYTNCMAQLFVMHFFGGIEVFILTGMAYDRYVAICKPLHYTVIMNRKRCYGIVIASCTGAFLHSFVQCLLTITLPFCGPNEIDHYFCDVYPLLKLACTDTYRVGILVVANSGMMGLVTFVVLVLSYLLILYTIKSYPAESRTKALSTCSSHITVVVLFFVPVLFIYIRPATTFPEDKVFALFYTIIAPMFNPLIYTLRNMEMKNTLRKVWCQKPCLIGKQIII encoded by the coding sequence atggaaaatattaataatgtcaCTGAATTTGTTCTGTTGGGACTTTCCCAGAATAAGAAAGTTAAAAACTTATGCtttctattattcttattttgttacATAGCTATTTGGATGGGAAACTTGCTCATAATGATTTCTATCACATGCAGTCAGCTAATTGACCAacccatgtatttcttccttaataATCTTGCCCTCTCAGATCTGTGTTATACCTCAACAGTGACACCCAAGCTAGTCACTGACTTGCTGGTAGAAAGTAACATGATTTCTTATACTAACTGTATGGCACAGCTTTTTGTCATGCATTTCTTTGGGGGGATTGAAGTCTTTATCCTCACGGggatggcctatgaccgctacgtggccatctgcaagccctTGCACTACACCGTCATCATGAACAGAAAGAGATGTTATGGCATAGTCATTGCTAGCTGTACTGGGGCATTTCTGCATTCTTTTGTCCAATGTCTCCTTACCATCACTTTACCTTTCTGTGGCCCCAATGAGATAGATCACTACTTTTGTGATGTGTATCCTTTGCTGAAACTGGCCTGCACAGATACCTACAGAGTTGGGATCTTAGTGGTTGCCAATTCCGGCATGATGGGCTTGGTGACCTTTGTAGTCTTGGTTCTATCCTACTTATTGATATTATACACCATCAAGTCTTACCCTGCAGAGAGCCGCACCAAAGCTCTTTCCACCTGCAGCTCCCATATCACAGTTGTGGTTCTGTTCTTTGTGCCTGTTCTCTTCATTTACATTCGCCCAGCCACAACTTTTCCAGAAGACAAAGTGTTTGCTCTTTTCTACACCATCATTGCTCCCATGTTCAACCCTCTGATTTACACATTAAGAAACATGGAGATGAAAAATACCTTGAGGAAAGTGTGGTGCCAGAAACCATGTTTGATTGGAAAGCAAATCATTATATAA
- the OR4P6 gene encoding olfactory receptor 4P4, which translates to MENRNNVTEFILLGLSKNKKVQILCFLFFLLCYLAIWLGNLIIMASITCSQLINQPMYFFLNYLALSDLLYTSTVTPKLMTDLLTENKVISYKNCMTQLFTTHFFGGVEVFIITGMAYDRYVAICKPLHYAILMNRQRCNSILRASCAGGFLHSLGLFLLTIFLPFCGPNEIDHYFCDVYPLLKLACIDTHKIGFLVIANSGLMGLVIFVVLMASYFMILYNVRAYSAENRHKALSTCSSHITVVILFFAPVIFVYIRPATTLPEDKVFTLFYTIIVPMLNPLIYTLRNTEMKNAIRKVWCTERFWKGKPMI; encoded by the coding sequence ATGGAAAATAGGAACAATGTTACTGAATTTATTCTCTTGGGACTTTCTAAGAATAAGAAAGTCCAAAtcctctgctttttatttttcttactctgttaTCTAGCTATCTGGTTGGGGAATTTGATTATTATGGCTTCCATCACATGCAGTCAGCTAATTAATCAgcccatgtatttcttccttaattacCTTGCCCTCTCAGACCTCCTCTATACCTCCACTGTGACACCCAAACTAATGACAGACTTACTGACAGAGAATAAGGTCATTTCCTATAAAAACTGCATGACACAGCTATTTACTACACATTTCTTTGGAGGGGTTGAGGTCTTCATCATCACAGGAATGGCCTAtgatcgctatgtggccatctgcaaaccactCCACTATGCCATCCTCATGAATAGGCAAAGATGTAACTCAATTCTCAGAGCATCATGTGCAGGGGGGTTTCTGCATTCCCTTGGCCTGTTTCTTCTTacaatttttttacctttttgtggACCCAATGAAATAGATCACTATTTCTGTGATGTGTATCCTTTGTTGAAACTGGCATGCATTGATACACACAAAATTGGTTTCTTAGTCATTGCCAATTCTGGCCTGATGGGACTGGTgatctttgtggttttgatggCCTCCTACTTTATGATATTATATAATGTGAGAGCATATTCTGCAGAGAACCGCCACAAGGCGCTTTCCACTTGCAGCTCCCACATCACAGTTGTGATCCTGTTTTTTGCACCTGTCATCTTTGTTTACATTAGGCCTGCCACAACTTTACCAGAGGATAAAGTATTTACACTCTTCTACACAATTATCGTCCCCATGCTCAATCCTCTTATCTATACACTTAGaaacacagagatgaaaaatgcCATAAGGAAAGTTTGGTGCACTGAAAGGTTTTGGAAAGGGAAACCAATGATTTGA